From a single Silene latifolia isolate original U9 population chromosome 6, ASM4854445v1, whole genome shotgun sequence genomic region:
- the LOC141587093 gene encoding urea-proton symporter DUR3, with the protein MDMQCPPFGYAGKYYTNEGGSCVRQASFFGGKPVLNQGVGYSVILGFGAFFAVFTSFLVWLEKRYVGSRHTSEWFNTAGRSVKTGLIASVIVSQWTWAATILQSSNVAWKYGVSGPLWYASGATIQIILFGIIAIEIKRKAPHAHTVCEIVKARWGTSAHIVFLIFCFITNIIVTAMLLLGGSAVVNALTGVNIYAASFLIPLGVVVYTLAGGLKATFLASYIHSVIVHVVLVIFVFLVYAANSELGSPSLVYDRLKEIAARSRICTEPISHLGQSCGPVDGNFKGSYLTMLSSGGFIFGIINIVGNFGTVFVDNGYWVSAIAARPSSTHKGYLLGGLVWFAVPFSLATALGLGALALDLPITASEASHGLVPPATAIALMGSAGSVLLLTMLFMAVTSAGSAELIAVSSLCTYDIYRIYINPEATGKQILKVSKIVILGFGCLMGILAVMLNKAGISLGWMYEAMGCIIGSAVMPIAFLLLWRKANAVGAILGSIIGCILGVVSWLVVTKIMYGRVDLDTTGRDGPMLVGNLVSILSGGAIHIVCSILNPQNYEWDTTKKITTVEKDVSDLPYEEFAEEKLKAAKSWILKWGLGLTAVIVILWPILSLPARVFSKGYFTLWAVIAIVWGTIGSAIIIAMPLMESWDTITSVLAGMFTNDILNEKLEDMDTKLQSIILAVPDAERLYLIEKEKGKKKDLSDEAQPDHSTIVAEPEAERFVA; encoded by the exons ATGGATATGCAGTGTCCTCCATTTGGGTATGCAGGAAAGTACTACACCAATGAAGGAGGAAGTTGTGTGAGACAGGCTAGTTTCTTTGGTGGTAAACCAGTGCTTAATCAAGGTGTTGGTTACTCTGTTATTTTGGGTTTTGGTGCTTTCTTTGCTGTCTTCACCTCTTTTCTG GTATGGCTGGAGAAACGATATGTTGGCTCTCGGCACACTTCTGAATGGTTTAATACTGCTGGGAGATCAGTGAAAACAGGGCTCATTGCCAGTGTTATTGTATCACAG TGGACATGGGCAGCCACAATCTTGCAAAGTTCAAATGTAGCTTGGAAATATGGTGTGAGCGGTCCTTTGTGGTATGCCAGTGGAGCTACAATTCAG ATCATTTTGTTCGGGATAATTGCAATAGAGATCAAGAGAAAAGCTCCTCATGCTCATACAGTCTGCGAGATTGTCAAAGCTAG ATGGGGAACGTCCGCACACATCGTGTTTCTTATCTTCTGCTTTATCACAAACATCATCGTTACTGCCATGCTCCTCCTTGGTGGTTCTGCTGTTGTAAATGCACTCACAGGAGTAAACATATATGCTGCTAGCTTCCTAATACCCCTTGGAGTTGTTGTTTACACTCTTGCAGGAGGCCTGAAAGCCACATTTCTTGCGAGCTATATACATTCTGTTATAG TGCATGTGGTCCTAGTCATATTTGTGTTCCTAGTTTACGCGGCGAACAGTGAACTTGGTAGCCCGTCTTTGGTGTATGACCGTCTAAAAGAAATCGCAGCCAGATCAAGAATATGTACAGAGCCGATTTCACATTTAGGACAGTCTTGTGGTCCAGTAGATGGGAATTTCAAGGGATCTTACCTGACAATGTTGAGCTCTGGAGGATTTATTTTCGGAATCATCAACATTGTTGGGAACTTCGGGACTGTCTTTGTTGACAAT GGATATTGGGTCAGTGCAATAGCTGCAAGGCCTTCATCAACACACAAAGGCTATTTGTTGGGTGGTTTAGTCTGGTTTGCAGTGCCTTTTTCATTGGCAACGGCACTTGGACTCGGAGCACTTGCATTAGATTTGCCTATAACTGCGTCTGAAGCTAGTCATGGCCTCGTTCCTCCTGCCACTGCCATTGCTTTGATGGGCTCAGCTGGATCTGTTCTGCTGCTCACTATGCTGTTCAT GGCCGTAACATCTGCTGGATCCGCGGAGCTTATAGCAGTCTCATCACTATGCACCTACGACATATATAGAATCTACATAAACCCAGAAGCAACAGGGAAGCAAATCCTCAAAGTATCAAAAATTGTTATCTTAGGGTTTGGGTGCTTGATGGGAATATTAGCAGTGATGTTAAACAAGGCAGGGATTTCCTTAGGTTGGATGTACGAAGCGATGGGATGCATCATTGGGTCAGCAGTTATGCCCATTGCATTCTTGCTCCTTTGGAGGAAGGCAAATGCTGTAGGCGCCATCCTAGGGAGTATCATTGGCTGCATCTTAGGTGTCGTTTCGTGGTTGGTCGTGACAAAAATCATGTATGGAAGGGTGGATTTGGACACCACAGGTAGAGATGGACCAATGTTGGTGGGGAATTTGGTGTCAATACTCAGTGGAGGAGCTATTCACATTGTTTGTAGCATCTTAAATCCTCAAAATTATGAATGGGACACCACTAAGAAGATCACAACTGTTGAGAAGGATGTAAGCGACCTTCCTTATGAAGAGTTTGCCGAGGAGAAATTGAAGGCGGCTAAGTCGTGGATTCTCAAATGGGGTCTTGGTTTGACTGCTGTGATTGTTATACTCTGGCCTATACTCAGTCTCCCTGCAC GTGTTTTTAGCAAGGGTTACTTCACACTTTGGGCTGTGATTGCTATAGTATGGGGAACTATAGGATCAGCCATTATTATAGCAATGCCATTGATGGAAAGCTGGGACACAATTACTAGTGTGCTGGCAGGCATGTTTACTAACGATATACTAAACGAAAAGCTTGAAGATATGGATACAAAGTTGCAGTCGATTATACTTGCAGTACCTGACGCAGAAAGGTTATACTTGATCGagaaagaaaaggggaaaaaGAAAGATCTGTCGGATGAAGCTCAACCGGATCACTCGACTATAGTTGCAGAACCTGAAGCAGAAAGATTTGTTGCATGA